The window CTATCAAGAACAAGGCAGTTGTTAATGAACAAATGCAGGAGGATGTGAACACATTACGTGAAGTGATTCGACAACTAAAGGtacattttccattttttttttaattcaagtttATGATACAGCAGCTACTGATTGGAATTATTGATATATAACAGGATGAACTAATACGCATGAAGGAAAACAACAATTCACCTGATCCAAATACAGGGTGGAATGCACGTAGAAGTTTGAATCTTCTGAAATACAGCTTAAATCGTCCTATGATGCTTCCTCATATCGAAGATGATGAGGATGAAGAAATGGAAATTGTTGAGGAAGCTGAGCAAGTTCTTTTGGAAGCCACTGAAGCTTGCAAAAATATGGAAACAGGTAGATATGATCATGTGAAACCCTAACTAGTGATTTTAAGCCAAAAATGTCTAAAACTGAAAGCATTAACCACATTTTGTTTTACACAGATGTCAATATGAAAGAAGAAATATCTGAACAAGTTGACAAGTGTGAAGTTTCAACTGACACTTCTAATCTAACAATACTACAATCTGAAGAATCCCCTATTCTCAAGTCTCCAACTCCAAGTGTTTCACCAACAGTTACTAGTAGCAGCATGAAAAGTTTGAGGACTTCCTCAATATTATCTGCTTCCCATAATGCCCTTGCAAACAATATTTCAGAAGCTATCATGCTTTCCCATGGTCAAACTGATCGTTTGACTGCGAGTTTACATCATGGTCTTGAAGTAATTGATAAACATAGAAAAAGTTCCCCTTTGGGGCGTTCATCATTCAGGTTTCCTTGTACACCTGTTCGAAAAGATGTTGGTGTTCAAACTTTTTCTCTAGAGAACGTGTTATCTGAAGAGAAAGAGAAATCCATGGAGTATTTGTGCAACAATTGCAAGAGTAAAACATCTGAATTAGTAGAAGATAAAGATACACATGAACATGACACTTCAAATCTGCAGATGGTTCCTGTTGATGGCTCACAATTGGTTGATAAATCCAAGCAGCTAGTTCCAAAAGTAATATTTTTTaacagaaaaaaaattatttattcattttattttgagatTAATTCATGTGTGACATTCTTGTAGGCAGTGGAAAAAGTCTTGGCTGGAGCTATAAGGAGAGAAATGGTGTTAGAAGAATTCTGCACTAAACAACACAATGAGATTATGCAACTTAATCGTCTGGTATTATGCTCGTTTTCAGTTCCCTCAATGTTGATATGAAATTACTTTTTTACCCTTTAACCATTTTCATACCATCACAGGTGGAACAGTATAAACATGAACGTGAGTGCAATTCGATTATTGGGCAACTGCAAGAAGACAAAATCGCCCGTCTTGAGAACTTAATGGATGGTGTTTTGTCTGCTGAGGAGTTTGTAAATGAAGAATTGACATCTTTAGCAAATGAACATCAAgtatgcatacatacgccttccAGATTTTCTCAACTTTCTATGGTTCTTTCATTTTtactattttaaaattttcatgctTCTTTTTTACATGTAATACAGATTCTGAAGGAGAAATACGAGAATCATCCGGAAACTCTAAGGAAAGAAATCGAGTTGAAAAGAATACAAGATGAATTGGAACGTTACAGGAGCTTCTTTGATATGGGAGAGAGGGATGTGTTAATGGAAGAGATTCAAGATTTAAGGAGTCAACTTCAATCCTATGTAGATTCTTCACCAAAATTCTCTAAAACACAAACTCCTGTTTTACAAATAACATATCCATCTGAAACCAACGAATCCCCTTCTTTATCCACAATCCCAGAGTCAACCGATGAACAGAGATTTGAATCAGAGAGAATCCGATTCCATGAAGAAGAAAGCAAATGGATTTCTCTTACACAAGAGTTGAAAAGTCAACTAGAAGCCAACCAATTGCTTGCTGAAAAGCAAAAACAAGAACTTGAAACAGAAAGAAAATGTTCACAAGAGCTTAAAGAAGCAATGCAAATGGCAATGGAGTGTCACGCAAGAATGCTTGAACAATATGCTGATTTAGAAGACAAACATATGAACATGCTTATAAGGCAAGGTCAAATTCAAGATGGGATTGAAGATGTGAAAAAAGCAGCTACAAAAGCTGGAGTAAGGGGTAATGGATCAAAATTTATAAACGCTCTTGCTACTGAAATTTCAACCCTAAAAGTGGAAAGAGAAAGGGAGAGAGGGCGTTTTAGGGATGAAATTAAAGGGCTTAAGGAACAATTAAGGGATACTGCTGATGCTGTACAGGCTGCTGGTGAATTGCTTGTGAGACTCAAAGAAGCAGAAGAAGCTGTTGCTTTTGCAGAGGTCAGTTTCTgttatctatttttttttctttacaaaAACAAAAGTTCTAACTTCATATTTTCATGCAGACACGAGCTTTAGATGCAGAACAAGAAACAGAGAATGCTTACAGACAAATTGAAAGGCTCAAGAAAAAACAGAAAAAGGAGACCTCAATATCAATATCAACCCCGGTTTATGATATGCCAATATATGATGTAGAAGAGTCAAACAACTATGATAAACACGAGTTGACCATGTTGCCACAACCATCTTCATGGTTCTCTGGATATGATAATTGTAACATATAGGTATGCAAGTTTGGTCTCAAGTTTTGTTTGTAGGTTGTTATAAGTTAtgctttattttatatataattaccaAAGCTTATTACAATAATGATAAAATAATTTGGGATGTTGTATAGGTTGAATTTGAAAGAACATTTTGGATGTATCATCTTTTAACCATTTGATTTCTTatattaataaaaacaaaaaatgaagTCTGGTTTTCATCCATAaagttatttttctttttttaatttcagAAGAGGAGACATTTTGAATATATTTAGGGTGAGACGTTTgtgaactccttgtaggtctcGGACATCCTAAACTACCATCCATCCATAGGTTGCAACCTACTTTTTATTAGGGATGGCAAAAAGCCCCATACCCAATGGGGAACCCGAAACCTGCACCCCGTTTTGACTGGGAATCCCCAGGTTGACCGGGGATAGGGAATACCCGAATAAAAAaagtggggatggggatggggataggGATACTCTTAATCCCTGACCCTGGACCCGCCTCcgacatatattaatatataaaaataatacaaaacatatatttatagtatagtttataatacataaaatttgatctaagtaacctaactcattagtaattacttggttgaaattataactttttgctttttcttttatctaatttaaactcgtgtatatatatatatatatatatatatatatatatatatatatatatatatatatatatatatatatttctctttggttgatctattttaccttaaatatatcaatctgataatttttttctacttgatttttcttgtatgtatttaaatttggtagaaaatttatttatatttttatgcaatttatgggtacttatatattttataaaatctttaaagTTATGCTGGTAAAATTGAAATATAAAGTTTTTTCTTACGTAAAAGCTTACAtgttaaaagagaaaaagaaatccCCGTTTCCCCGTTGGGGGATCCCCAGTCCCCGTTGGGGGTAGGGATGAGGGTTTATTTATATTCCCtgatggggatggggattgggTCCCCTGTGTTCCCCGCCCCCGTTGCCATCTCTACTTTTTATTGTTTTTCAATAGTATCAAGTGT of the Lactuca sativa cultivar Salinas chromosome 6, Lsat_Salinas_v11, whole genome shotgun sequence genome contains:
- the LOC111884385 gene encoding kinesin-like protein KIN-12B, whose protein sequence is MKRVMQPLNPSSIKQSKSSSRKQKYSSENVPPPDVNAIPDSFPSPSFTCKPSPAAASKLKSPLPPRPPPSSSLKRKLSNELPQENGIAGSSDTGVKVIVRMRPPSKNEEEGEIILQKTSGDSLSILGQTFTFDSVADAASTQADIFQLVGAPLVENCIAGFNSSVFAYGQTGSGKTYTIWGPSNALLEDESSSDQQGLTPRVFERLFFRITEEQNKHADKQLMYQCRCSFLEIYNEQITDLLDPVQRNLQIREDTKTGVYVENLTEESVCSLKDVTKLLKKGLSNRRTGATSINMESSRSHSVFTCVVESRCKSKDGLSSLKTSRINLVDLAGSERQKSTGAAGERLKEAGNINRSLSQLGNLINILAEVSQTGKQRHIPYRDSKLTFLLQESLGGNAKLAMVCAISPSESCKSETFSTLRFAKRAKAIKNKAVVNEQMQEDVNTLREVIRQLKDELIRMKENNNSPDPNTGWNARRSLNLLKYSLNRPMMLPHIEDDEDEEMEIVEEAEQVLLEATEACKNMETDVNMKEEISEQVDKCEVSTDTSNLTILQSEESPILKSPTPSVSPTVTSSSMKSLRTSSILSASHNALANNISEAIMLSHGQTDRLTASLHHGLEVIDKHRKSSPLGRSSFRFPCTPVRKDVGVQTFSLENVLSEEKEKSMEYLCNNCKSKTSELVEDKDTHEHDTSNLQMVPVDGSQLVDKSKQLVPKAVEKVLAGAIRREMVLEEFCTKQHNEIMQLNRLVEQYKHERECNSIIGQLQEDKIARLENLMDGVLSAEEFVNEELTSLANEHQILKEKYENHPETLRKEIELKRIQDELERYRSFFDMGERDVLMEEIQDLRSQLQSYVDSSPKFSKTQTPVLQITYPSETNESPSLSTIPESTDEQRFESERIRFHEEESKWISLTQELKSQLEANQLLAEKQKQELETERKCSQELKEAMQMAMECHARMLEQYADLEDKHMNMLIRQGQIQDGIEDVKKAATKAGVRGNGSKFINALATEISTLKVERERERGRFRDEIKGLKEQLRDTADAVQAAGELLVRLKEAEEAVAFAETRALDAEQETENAYRQIERLKKKQKKETSISISTPVYDMPIYDVEESNNYDKHELTMLPQPSSWFSGYDNCNI